The following DNA comes from Cellulophaga sp. HaHa_2_95.
TACATGTCATCTACTTCATGCTTTCTTCCTGTTTTTGCCAGAACAAAGAAATCTCTAGATACAGTGACGATTGTTGCATTACAATCTTTTATAATATTCTGTATTTGACGTTCATCAAATAAAAGATTTGATGCTATTTTAAAGATTACTGATTCCTGATAAATGGTATCATCATCTAAATGATAGAATGCCTTAATTACCTCAATTTGTTTTTCTATCTGCCCAACAATCTTACGAGCAACTTCATCTTCTGTAAAAACAACAACGGTAAATTTTGAAACGCTATCTATCTCTGATTTAGAGACATTTAAACTTTCAATATTAATATGTCGTTTTAAGAAAATTCCTGATATTCTGTTTAATAATCCAATGTTATTTTCAGAATAGATTGATATTGTAAACCACTTTTTTTCCATCCTTTTACCCTAATTCCCTAGTTAAATTTAAAAGGGATATTTATATATTAATTACTTCTAACGGCTACTAATACTCCGGTAGACCAATTTAATGTTGTTATTTTAAAATCTTCTCTAGCCTTCAAATAGGTTAATAAATTAACCACATGATCCTCATGACCTGGTGGCCAATTTTCTTGTTTGGACATATCATCAATAACATAAAATCCTCCAACAGCTACAAGGTTTAAAGCTTCTTCAATTTCGCTATATTTTCCCGGCCAAGCATCTGCAAAAATTAAATCGAAATTTGCTCCGTTGTAGTTCTTAAGCCAAATTGTTCCATCTTCACAGATAAGTGTTACCCTTTTATCCTGTCCAAAAAATTCGGTTGAAATTTGGATTAATTCAGGATCATTATCTACAGAAATTAAACTAGAATTTGCATCCATTCCTTCAATCATCCATGAAAGCGACAATCCTATACCCGTACCCAATTCCAAAAATCTAGAATTTGACTTAGAAGCAATTAAGGTTTGTAGTAAGGACCCAATATGTAGATCTGAGGGCATACTAAAGCCTATTTCCTTAGATTTAGCTTCTATTCTAGCATGAATTTTAGGTATGTTATTGAATTGTGTATCTATCATCTTATTTTAATCTGATATCTGAAACAGAAGCCCCAGTTGGTATCATAGGGAATACGTTATCTTCTTGCTCTACTTTAACTTCTAAGAAATAAGGCTCTTTTGAGGCTATCATTTCATGAATTGTAGCTTTTAAATCTTTTCTTTCGCTAACACGTTTTGCTTCAATATGATACCCTTCGGCTATTTTCACAAAATCAGGATTCACCATTACGGTAGAAGCATATCTTTTTTCGAAGAATAATTCTTGCCATTGACGTACCATCCCTAAATGATCATTATTTAAAACAACAATCTTAACAGGTATTCTATGTTGGAATATTACCCCTAATTCTTGAATCGTCATTTGGTATCCACCATCACCAATTATAGCAACAACTTCACGTTCCATGGCTCCTTGTTTTGCACCTATTGCTGCTGGTAATGCAAAGCCCATTGTACCTAAGCCTCCAGAAGTTACATTACTTTTGGTTTGATTAAACTTTGCATACCTACAGGCAATCATTTGATGTTGCCCTACATCTGTAACTATAATAGCGCTGTTTTTTGAAGCTATATTGATCTCTTCAATAACTTCACCCATCGTTAAACCTTTTTTGGTAGGCTTAATATCATTCTTAATGACTTCGTTATACTCTATTTCGTATCTTTTCTTAAACTCATTATGCCAAGCTTCATGTTTGTTTGCTTTAATCATTGGCAATAACAATTGTAAGGTCTCTTTAGAATTCCCTAACACTGCAACTTCAGAAATAACATTCTTATTTATCTCTGCAGGATCAATTTCAAAGTGAATTACTTTTGCTTGCTTAGCATAGGTTTCTAAGTTTCCTGTAACACGATCATCAAAACGCATCCCAATAGCCACCAATAAATCACATTCATTGGTTAAAACATTTGGTCCGTAATTACCATGCATACCTACCATACCTACATTTAAAGGATGTTCTGTATCCATTGCAGATAGCCCTAAAATGGTCCAAGCAGCAGGGATTCCTGCTTTCTCTACCAATTCTTTCAATTCTGCTTCTGCCCGACCAAGGATTACCCCTTGACCAAAAACAATCATAGGTTTCTTAGCATCATTGATTAACCGTGCCGCCTCTGTAATTGCATTCATATTCGGTTTAGGTACCGGAACATAGCTACGTACGCCTGTACATTTCTCATAACTAAAGTCGAACGTATCAAACTGAGCATCTTTAGTAATATCTACCAAGACAGGTCCCGGACGACCAGATTTAGCGATATAAAACGCCTTCGCCATTATCTCTGGAATCTCTGATGCTTTTGTTATCTGATAATTCCATTTAGTCACAGGAGTAGAAATTCCAACTATATCTGTTTCTTGGAAAGCATCTGATCCTAATAAGTGACTCCCTACCTGACCTGTAATACACACCAATGGTGTAGAATCTATCTGTGCATCTGCTAATCCTGTTACCAAATTTGTTGCTCCTGGACCAGATGTTGCAATAGCAACACCAACTCTACCAGAGACTCTAGCATACCCTTGAGCAGCATGCGTAGCTCCTTGCTCGTGACGCGTTAATATATGTGTAAGTTTATCTTGAAATTTATATAATTCGTCATAAACGGGCATTATGGCTCCACCTGGGTAACCATAAATTAAATCAACTCCCTCAGCTAACAAGCAATGTATAATTGCCTCTGCTCCGCTAATTTTTGTAGCAGTCTTCATATTCGTCGATTTTGATTTCTCTTTAACTGTATTTGTATTCATCCGCTGTACTTTTAGATTTCCGTTTTACGAGAAATAATAAATAGCTTTTTTAAAATTCATCCGTAACACAACCCTGCGCTGCAGAAGATACTGAGCGTGCGTATTTGTATAATACCCCTTTTTTAAATTTTAGTTCTGGAGCAACCCATGATTCTTTACGTTTTGCCAGTTCTTCATCCGTAACTTCAACATTAATAGCATTTGTTTCTGCATCAATGGTAATAATATCGCCATCATGTACCAGCGCTATAGTACCACCATCTTGTGCTTCTGGAGAAATGTGACCTACAACGAACCCATGCGTACCACCTGAAAAACGACCATCTGTGATTAAAGCTACCTCTTTACCTAAACCTGCACCCATTATGGCTGCAGTTGGCTTCAGCATTTCGGGCATTCCAGGACCCCCTTTAGGACCTTCATAGCGGATAACAACAACATCTCCTTTTTTAACTTTACCATCGCGAATACCATCATTGGCATCATATTCACTATTAAAAACTTTTGCTGTTCCTTTAAACAACAATCCTTCTTTACCTGTGATTTTTGCTACGGAACCATTTTCAGCTAAATTTCCATAAAGCATACGTAAATGTCCGGTTGCTTTTATTGGGTTATCTAAAGGGCGGATAACATCTTGACCTTCCTGCAAATCTGGAACATCTGCTAAATTTTCGGCAAGCGTTTTTCCTGTTACAGTTAAACAGTCTCCGTGTAATAAGCCGTTCTTTAACAAATACTTTAATACTGCTGGGATACCACCAATGCGGTGTACGTCTTCCATTAGATATTTACCACTAGGTTTTAAATCTGCAATGAATGGTGTAGTATCACTAATATGTTGAAAATCTTTAAGCGTAAAATCAATATCTGCTGCTCTTGCAATTGCTAAAAAGTGAAGCACTGCATTTGTAGAACCACCCATGATAGTGACCAAACGAATAGCATTTTCTAATGACTTACGAGTGACAATATCTAAAGGCTTAATATCATGCTCTAGCAAGTAAAACATTTTTTTACCAGCCTCAATACATTCCGCTTCTTTATCCTTGCTTATTGCCGGGTTTGAAGAGTTGAAAGGTAAGGACATCCCTAAAGCTTCAATAGCAGAAGCCATGGTATTAGCCGTATACATACCACCACAAGCACCAGCACCTGGAATAGATTTTTTAATGATACACTGAAAATCATCTTCTTTCATCGTACCTGCAACTTTCTCTCCCCATGCTTCAAAAGCAGAAACGATATCTAACTTTCTATCATTATGACAACCAGAAGCAATCGTACCACCATATACTAAGATTGATGGGCGATTCAAACGAATCATCGCCATCAAAGCTCCTGGCATATTTTTATCACAGCCTACTACAGTTACTAAGCCATCATAAGACATTCCTTGTACGACGGTCTCCATAGAATCGGCAATAATATCTCTTGACGGCAGTGAAAAACGCATTCCTGGAGTCCCCATAGAAATACCATCACTAACACCAATCGTATTAAAAATTAGTCCTACAGATGCATTTGAATTTACACCCGCTTTCACCAATTTAGCCAAATCATTCAAGTGCATATTACAAGGATTACCTTCATAACCTGTACTTGCCACCCCTATTATTGGTTTTTTAAAATCTTCATCTTTAAAACCAATACCGTACAACATGGCTTGTGCCGCTGGTTGTGTAGGATCTTGAGTAACGTTTTTACTGTATTTATTTAATTCCATTAAACTATATGCTTGTATGTTTTTATTCCTTTGAGTATTCTCTACTGAATCAAAGATAAATGTTTATAATTCCTTAGTTTTTTAACAAATCTTATTGGTTCAAAGTCAATTTTATCATTATATCTATAAAATACTGACTAACAGTTGTTTGTATTTGTATTTTCTCCCATATTCAATACAATAAAGTTATTTTTAAAGTGTAATTATTTCTATTATTTCCATAAAAAAAGCCTGTATCATTTGTATAGATACAGGCTTTTTAAAACAACAAAAGGCTATATCATTCTTGAAGAAGAATAATAATGACGTAAATGTTGTTTGTAATTTCTAACATACCGTAAATGTAAAGAAAATTGCAGATATTCAAACCTATAATTCCGTAATTTTGATAAATGCAACAATTATTAGAAAATCAACGAGAATTTTTTAAATCGCAACAAACAAAATCGGTTTCTTTTAGAAAGAACTACCTGAAAAAATTAGCGACGGCCATCACTACTTATGAAGATGAGATTTGTGACGCTATTTATTTGGATTTTAAGAAACCTAAATTTGAAACAATTCTTACGGAGACTCAGTTTGTATTGGCTGAATTGCATACGGCTATTAAAAAGCTAAATTCTTGGGCTGCTCCCAAATCGGTCCGTACTTCATGGGCTAATTGGCCTTCTTCTGATTATATTTATAAGGAACCTTATGGCAGTGTTTTAATTATTGCGCCCTGGAATTACCCGTTTCAACTAGCAATTGCTCCATTAATTGGTGCTGTGGCAGCAGGAAACACGGCGGTAATTAAACCCTCTGAAATTACTCCTAATACTTCCGAAATTTTAGTGAAGATTATCAATGAAGTTTTTCCTAAAAAATATGTTACGGTAGTAGAAGGTGGTGTGGAAGTTTCCCAAAATTTATTAGCTCAAAAATGGGATTATATTTTCTTTACAGGAAGTTCTCACGTGGGCAAAATAGTGTATGAAAGCGCCGCAAAACACCTTACCCCTGTGACGTTGGAACTAGGAGGTAAAAACCCTGCCATTGTTGATGAAACTGCAAATATTGAAGTTGCTGCCCGTAGAATTGCTTGGGGTAAATTTCTAAATGCAGGGCAAACCTGCATTGCTACAGATTATATTTTGGTACATACCTCTGTTAAAGAAAAATTAGTACAAGAACTCATCAAAAGCATCAAACAATTTTATGGTAGTACTATAGAATCTTCTGCTGATTTTGCACGGACGGTAAGCAACAAACATTTTAGCAATTTATTAGCACTTCTCGAAGATGAGAAAATTATTTTTGGAGGTGAAAACAATCCTCAAGATAATTACCTAGCACCTACTTTAGTAGATGAGCCAAAGATGGATAGTAAAGTAATGCAAGGAGAGATTTTTGGACCTATACTACCTATAATATCCTATAAGACCCTAGAAGATATTGACAATTATATCTCTACGTATGAAAAGCCTTTAGCTACGTATGTTTTTAGCGCAAACAAGGTCTTTCAAGATACTATAATGAGCACCTATAGTTTTGGGGGTGGTGCTATCAATGATACCGTTATTCATATTGCAAATAAAAATCTACCTTTTGGAGGTGTTGGTGCAAGTGGAATTGGTGTTTATCATGGTAAAACTTCTTTTGATACCTTTTCACACTCCAAGGCCATCCTCAAAAAAGGAACATGGTTAGATATTCCATTACGTTACCCACCTTATAAGCTGTCTTTAGATTTTGCTAAAAAATTAAAAAAGATGTTTTAATTACATCAATTTAAACGAAAGCGTATCTCCCGCTTTTTTTTGTGCTAGGATAGAAATTCCTTTATCTGTGAGCTGAAGTATTCTTGGGTATCCTCCTGTTGTTTGCCCATCTTTCATTAAAATGATAAGCTTCCCTGCGGGTGTAAGTTGTATGGTTCCAGGCAACGTTGCAGAAGTAAGCATAGAAAAAGTATGCCCCGTAATGGTTTCATTAAGTTGATATGCCATCCTATTATTTTCGTTAGCAATTGTAAATTCTTGAGAAAAAAGCATTTCTAATTGCTTATCATCTAACAATTCAAATTCCGGGCCTTTAGCCACATGAAGTAGTTCTTCATCTAAAATTGAATCAACTTTCAATCCAGTAATTTTAGGATCAAAAAGAGCAGTTTTAATAAAGGGCACTTCAGATTTATCTTTTAACAATGCCTTTGGAGTTATATTCCCATAATAAGACCTACTCCCTAAGACTAATGAAGACTGAAATCCTTTCTTAATGGCCAAATAGGCTCTAAAGCCTTTTTTTAGGCGGCCATACGATAAGATATCTCCAGCATTAACTTTAAGCACCTTATAATTGCTAATAGGCTCATTATTAAGTGTTATGGATAATTCCGCACCACCCAGAGCAATATAGGTAGCTTCTTCAAACTCTAAAGTAGGACCTGTCATCGTTATTTCTAAAACGGCTGCATCACTTTCATTTTCTAAAAGCATATTTAATTTGTAGACTGTCTCCGTATCCATTATGCCAGATATAGGAACACCTTTATCTCTAAAACCAAAACGACCAGTATCTTGAATGGTAGTGAAAAACCCTGATTTTAATACTTTAAGCATCGATTTTAATTTTTTCAAATTGATAAATTCCCACCTCTGATTCAATTTTATGTAAATCATATTCCGCTTTAGAAATAGAATAAAACTGAACTTTATCTCCCACTTTTACTAAGCACGGATTTTCATTTTTAGGATTAAAAATAGGTACGGAACAATTGCCAATAATATTCCAACCTCCAGGCGATTCTTGCGGATAAACTCCTGTTTGTTTCCCTGCTAAGCCAACAGATCCTTTAAGTACTTTTGGTCTTGGAGAACTTCTTCTTGGTATTTCTAATAGGCTAGGCAAACCTCCTAAATACATGAACCCTGGTAAAAACCCTATTCCGTAAACCGTATAAGGATTTTCTGTATGTAGCTCTATGATTTCTGCTGGTGTTTTTTGTAATTTCTCTGATACTTCAATTAAATCTAAAGCAAACTCACTTCCATAACACACAGGCAATCGCCATAAATATTTTTGTTCTAACGTTATCGCCTTCTTTTCAGAATACCATTGCTCTAACTGAATTTTGAAAGTATCAAATTGGATAACATCATTACGCAAAACCAGGGTAAGTGAATTGTAGGCAGGAATAAGTTCCCATAGCCCTTCATGCAAGCATTCTTTCTTTAAATGTGCACTAAAAAATAAAATATCGTTTAAAATACGATCATTAACCTCTTGAGGCCATTCAATTAATACGGCATGAACTCCGAAGGGGCGGATTGATATATGGAAATTTTTCACTGGTTGATTTGAATGTTATACTTTGGTAATTCATTATGAAGATACATTAAAATTTTCAATGCTGAAACAGTATCTCCATGGATACAAAAAGTATTTGAAAGGGTATTAATTAGGGTACCGCTAAGTGTTTTAATTTTATGCTCCTTTAAGATGAACAGCAGGTGCTCTAGTACTTTTTCTGGCTTTTCAATCAGTGCATTATCTTGATGTCTGGAGACTAAACTCCCATCGCTATTATAATTTCTGTCTAAAAAAGTTTCATAGGCTACTTTTATACCTTTTTTCAAAGCCTCCTGGGCTATGATTGAATTATAGGGTACATATACTGTTATCGAATCTGAAAAAGGCGCAATGGCTTCGAGATACGTTTGGGCTAAATCAATATTTGCCGCACTATCATTATATAGCGCTCCATGTGCTTTAATATGATGCACTGTTACGTTCTCTTCGTTCGCTATAGAAAAAAAAAGTTGTAATTGCTTTTGAAGGAACTCAATTAAACGTTCTTTAGATAGAATCATGGTCTTTCTTCCAAAATTATCTTTATCAGGATAAGAAGGGTGCGCTCCTATTAAAACAGCATTATTTTTTGCTATTCTCATAACCTGACGTATACTATTTTCATCACCAGCATGACCGCCGCAGGCTATATTACATGAAGAAATTAATGGTAGTAATACTTCTTCATTCCCTACTCCTTCTCCAATATCGCTATTTATATCAATCTTCATAGTAAGCTCCTTAATACCCAAAAACTTTTAGAACACTTTTTACGCCAAGAATTAAGGTGAGTGTAACGATTACTATTCCAAGTATATTTTGAAATAGACTATTTCTATAAGCTCCTAATACATCCTTTCTATTCACTACCCACAGTAAAAACACCGCAATTACGGGTAACAATATTCCGTTTGCTATTTGGGCAAATTTTATAATTTCAATGGGCTTTATTCCCAATAACAAAAAGGATAAACCTACTACCATAATAGCCATCCAAACAAATTTAAATCGTTTATCCTGCAATCCTGCTTTCCATCCAAAAACACTATTTACCACGTAAGCCGCAGCTAGTGGTGCTGTAATTGCAGATGTTATACCCGCTGCAAAAAGGCCAATTCCCATAAAATATTTAGCAGCTGTACCAAATAAGGGCTCTAAACCTTTGGCTAAATCCATTACACTGGAAATAGTACTATTAGATATACTTGTTGCAGCAATCATAATTCCCATAGATACAACACCCCCCAAAGCAATAGCAACAATAGTATCTCTTCTCGCTAGTTTTAAATCACCCTTAGATTTCCATTTTTCGCTAACCAAAGAAGCGTGTAAAAACAAGTTATAAGGTACCACCGTTGTACCTACTAAAGCTATAATACTAAGAATACTATCTTGAGGAATAGAAGGAACAAATAGCCCTTTAGCTATAGCCACAACATCTGGCTTGGTGATGATTGCAGTAAGTAAAAAAGACAAACTCATGATAATTACTAGGGAAACAAGTGCTTTCTCTAGCGCTTTATAGCTACCAAAATAGAGTAATATAAAAGCAATACTCCCTATTATTAAAGCATAAGTTTTAGTATTTGCTGCGCCAAAAATTGCTTCTAATCCCAAAGTTGCACCACCAATATTACCGCCTTCATAAGCTGCATTTCCAATAACAATAGCCGATATAATGATTCCTAGTACCAAATTCCTAATCCAAGGTATCTTTAGCTCTGATTTGATAACATCAGCAAGTCCGCGTTGCGTAATAATCCCTAAACGCGCAGCCATTTCTTGAAGAACAATCGTCGCAATGACAGAAAGTAACATTGCCCAAAGCAATGCATAACCAAAACTGGCACCTGCTAATGTGCATGCCGTTACGGTTCCTGGTCCGATAAAAGCTGCTGCTACTAAAACTCCTGGACCTATTTTTTTAAACATAATTATTTGGTATGGTTTAAGGCATAGAGCGCAAAACTACCAAGCCAATGCGTTCCGCTATAATTGCCATCTACAATATTTGGTAGGGAATGCTCTATATGTTTTGTTGCGATGTTTTTTAGATGTGCATACTCTGGTAAGCTTTCTGAAATACCATACAAGCACCAAGCACGACTAAAATTGAGTCCGTCTAAATGCACCAGTTTCCCATCTGTTCTATCGGACACTAAGCCTGGTTCTAATTCAAATTCTGGATCTGTGAGTTCTGGTAAAAAAGTATCGAACCAAATTTTAAATTCATCTTCTGCATACACTTTACGCATTAGATTAGCTTCTTCTAAGCAAGGAGACAAAAAGTCAAAACCACTAGGTTCCCAATTTAAGGGACAGTCACTATCATCTGCATAAAAGCGAACGGCAGCTTCTTTAATAGTGGTCTTAAATACTTCATTATCCATGGTATTTGCATAATCATAGGCTAAAGAAAGTCCGAAGGCTGTATTGGTATGTTCTCCTACACGAATAGGGTAATTTAATTTAGGAAGAAATTCAGTATAAGAATCTATAATAAGGAGAGTTAATGGTTGTAAGTTTTTTTCCAAATCACGTGCCAGAGGGTCATTCCAAGTATGCAACTCTTCCGCTAATTTCAAAATCCACGCCCAGCCATAAGTACGCTCATAAGAACTATTTCCTTCCATTTTAAAATATGCAATTTCTGCTGCTATATTCGCTTCGGAAATATTAGAAATTAATTTCTCTCGGATAATATTTGCTTGATGTAGGCTAGGAAACTGTTTTAGTAAAGAGACTAGAGACCAGTGCCCATGTACAGAAGAGTGCCAATCGTAACAACCATAAAATGCAGGGTGTAATGTTTTAGGTGACTGAAGGTGGGTTGAATCTGATAGTGATTGATTCAGTTTATTTGGATATACTACTTGTAAACATTCTAAAGGAAGATTAGCTAATCTATTGGCTTCTTTAAAACTCAACTCTGGAAGCGCTAAAGTTGTGGCTGCAGCTGTTATTGGTTTAGGCGCCTCTTTACATGATATTACAAGAAGAAGCGTAGCGATAAAAATTTGTAATTTTTGGATCATTGAAGTTCTATTTTCAATTTTAATTTGATGGAAAGTAAATATAGAGACTTAAAATCAGAATTAGTAAAATCGGCCTATAAAAATATCGTTGAATGGTAATAGATAGTGTTGTTCGTCTAAAAATGTGTCATACGTCTAAAACTTGAATTGTTTATATACTATTTGAAAAAAGTAACTGTTATAATAATCCCGAATACCTATTAACCTACTTAAATCAATGAACTGTTTAGAATGTAATAAAGAACTTAGTTATATAGACCATAAAAATTCTTTTGACATTTACGGAGTGGAACTTTGTAAACAACATAAAGGACGTATGGATAAATTGGTGAATACCAAAAAAACTCCTACGGAAGCTATTAAACTATACTACGGCTTAAAAGAAATTGGAATATCCTCCATGTTAGAATGGTGGGATGGTAAGAAATCTGTGGATCTAGCTATTTCGCGTGTAAAACTCAACATCGAAATAGATACAGAATACAATACCATTACCCACGAACAAGCGATAATGGATTTAGAAGAGGCGATGCATTCTTTTAAAAATGGATTCACCACTATTAGAATACCCGATGTCGTCATAAAATATTACCTCAAAGAAACAGTAAAAAATATAGAAGGAATTGTTGAAGGTCTCAAAGTAAACATTAAAACACTATAGTTAGTGGTTTAAGGGTATGCGGTGCAGTCAATTATGATCTCTATTTCATCTAAGTTATTTTGTTTTTGAACCCTTAAACGGATTATTGAAAACAACTTCAAAAAGCAAGTACATTTATAATCAATGTACTTGCTTTTTGTATATATACTATTTTGACATGAAAAAATTACTTCAATCCCAATCGTTCTATAAAAGATCTAGTAAGCCTGTAAATAACGCACGGTGCTTAGTAAAAGATGATTCTAAGGCACAACTACGCTATAAAAAAGTATTCAAACGTACGTTTTATTCCAATGGAATGCCTTTCGTTAAAATGTCTGTACCTAAATGTTTATCATCTTTATTATAATACCACGCTCGGACTTTTGGCATTTTAATAGTCCCAACATTTTCCAAGTCACTTAAAAGGATGTATTCCCCATCATTTTTAGACTCATCGTGAAAAAATTGATATACCTCCAAAGCGTAACTACTAGGATTAAAATAGAAATACCAAATATCCTTACCTACACTTTTATCATACGTAACTTTTAGCACTAAGTATTCTTTACCCTTAAATGTTTTGGTCTGTACTTTAGAATCCAAATGAGTACCAGGATCTTTTAATTTCATTGGAAGGCCATACAAATAGAGATAATAGTTCTTCATAAAATTTGCCCGCTCACAGCTCAACCGATGTGTCTTCATATCCTCTTCTGATATGGTCGTACTCCCGTTTAACTTTAGTGTGCACTCTTCTTTATCTAGGGTTTGTTTAATGATAGTGGCCTCTGTTGTTGAGGTGATCTCAAAGTGTTGTTTTGGTAAGTCAATTTCTACTTCACTTTGCCTTTCTCTACCGTCTGGGTAGTTCATGGTAATAAACAATTTTCCTTGAAAAACACTCCAAAGCTTATCTGGGTCATGATAAGCAATTGCTTTATCCAACAATTCTGGAGCTGTAAGGTTTTGTGCTTTAGAAATTTGCATTCCTAGGAAGAATACGAGTACGATAAAATATTTAGCCATTTCTTATTTTTATTGGTAAAAGATAAATTAAAATATTGGTATAACATTGATTACCGCTACGAATAGCTACCATTAAGTTTTAAATGGACACCTTACTATTTAAATTTACGCTATCATTCACTATTCTAAATATATTATTATCCCAACCAACCTTCTCTATCTAAACTACGGTATTGTATGGCCTCTGCTATATGCGTTCCAGTAACCGCTTCTGAAGCATCTAAATCCGCGATGGTCCTTGCTACTTTAAGAATTCTGTCATAAGCCCTCGCAGATAGGTTAAGGCGTTCCATGGCATTTTTTAGCAACTGTTTAGAAGCATCATCCATTTTACAATATTTCCGAATATGTTTGGTATTCATTTGTGCATTGTAGTGTACGTTTTCCATTTCTTCAAAGCGCAGGGTTTGCAATTCACGAGCCGCAGTTACTCGCTTTCTTATTTCTACACTCCCCTCTCCTTTTCGCTCTTCCGATAATTTATCAAAAGGCACAGGTGTTACTTCTATATGAATATCAATACGATCTAAAAGTGGTCCAGATATTTTACTCAAATACCGCTGCATTTCTGCTGGGGAAGACGTTACCGGAGCATCTGGATCATTAAAATAGCCTCCGGGGCTTGGATTCATACTTGCCACTAACATAAAACTACTAGGATAGGTAACGGTAAATCGTGCTCTAGAAATGGTTACTTCTCTATCTTCTAAGGGCTGGCGCATTACTTCTAAAACACCACGTTTAAATTCTGGCAACTCATCTAAAAATAAGACCCCATTATGCGACAATGATATTTCTCCTGGCTGCGGATATGCTCCTCCGCCCACAAGTGCGACATCTGAAATAGTGTGATGAGGACTTCTAAAAGGACGCTGATTCATTAATCCCATATTCTTAATTTTACCGACAACACTATGTATTTTCGTAGTTTCTAGCGCTTCATGCAAAGTCATGGGTGGTAAGATAGACGGTAAACGTTTTGCTAACATTGTTTTACCAGCTCCTGGTGGACCTATTAGAATAATATTATGTCCGCCTGCAGCGGCAATTTCCATGCACCGCTTAATACTTTCTTGCCCTTTTACATCAGAAAAATCAAATTCAGGAAAATCTAAAGATTTATAGAACTCTTTTCGGGTATCTATTATAGTCTGTTCTAAGGGAGTACCTATATCAAAGTATTCTATAACTTCTTTGATATTCTCTACACCATAGACTTCTA
Coding sequences within:
- a CDS encoding YifB family Mg chelatase-like AAA ATPase produces the protein MLTKVYGSAVFGVEATTITVEVNVDKGIGYHLVGLPDNAIKESNYRIAAALQNNGYKIPGKKLTINMAPADLRKEGSAYDLTLALGILTASGQIKSENIEKYIIMGEISLDGSLQPIKGALPIAIKAKEEGYKGFILPKENAREAAIVNDLEVYGVENIKEVIEYFDIGTPLEQTIIDTRKEFYKSLDFPEFDFSDVKGQESIKRCMEIAAAGGHNIILIGPPGAGKTMLAKRLPSILPPMTLHEALETTKIHSVVGKIKNMGLMNQRPFRSPHHTISDVALVGGGAYPQPGEISLSHNGVLFLDELPEFKRGVLEVMRQPLEDREVTISRARFTVTYPSSFMLVASMNPSPGGYFNDPDAPVTSSPAEMQRYLSKISGPLLDRIDIHIEVTPVPFDKLSEERKGEGSVEIRKRVTAARELQTLRFEEMENVHYNAQMNTKHIRKYCKMDDASKQLLKNAMERLNLSARAYDRILKVARTIADLDASEAVTGTHIAEAIQYRSLDREGWLG